A section of the Oryza sativa Japonica Group chromosome 1, ASM3414082v1 genome encodes:
- the LOC112939278 gene encoding small polypeptide DEVIL 4, whose protein sequence is MKLVGSERRQRGGGFGRAIKQQRARLYIIQRCVVMLLRWQD, encoded by the coding sequence ATGAAGCTTGTGGGGAGCGAGAGGAGGCAGAGGGGAGGAGGCTTCGGGAGGGCCATCAAGCAGCAGAGGGCGAGGCTCTACATCATCCAGCGCTGCGTCGTCATGCTCCTCCGCTGGCAAGACTGA
- the LOC112939280 gene encoding small polypeptide DEVIL 4, giving the protein MKLGSQRRRGGFSKSLKEQRSRLYIISRCVVMLLRWHD; this is encoded by the coding sequence ATGAAGCTTGGGAGCcaaagaaggagaggaggattCAGCAAGTCCCTGAAGGAGCAAAGATCAAGGCTCTACATCATTTCGCGATGCGTTGTTATGCTGCTCCGATGGCATGACTGA